A region of Periophthalmus magnuspinnatus isolate fPerMag1 chromosome 13, fPerMag1.2.pri, whole genome shotgun sequence DNA encodes the following proteins:
- the nkapd1 gene encoding NKAP domain containing 1 — MSRQPMGKTLLRNVIRHTDAHNKIQEETEMWKMREWELQTPQRKHLSAAVRMRGRMHCDEESDPSRHITRSRVSEHDDRETRYWTKQLYEFEAKDPDRWGHSGFKELYPEEFTSDSDSSDSQKMVQTKVKKSKSGKEAKLSKRSKKSSHKKKKKKKKKSEESKQAKTECRSSGSDDSGGAKERHRKRSKSRHKNKKSVKKCRDSDSSSVDSDSEKDKDRHSYRRKKRKQSSAKPSDSEPDSKKKKRKDWRATGEDSSDGSSGD, encoded by the exons ATGTCGAGACAGCCGATGGGAAAGACGCTGTTGAGGAACGTGATCcgacacacagatgcacacaacAAG ATCCAGGAGGAGACGGAGATGTGGAAAATGAGAGAATGGGAGCTACAAACGCCCCAACGCAAACATTTGTCAGCAGCTGTCCGTATGAG GGGGCGCATGCACTGTGATGAAGAATCAGATCCATCCAGACACATCACCCGAAGCAGAGTTTCAGAGCATGATGACAGAGAGACTCGATACTGGACTAAACAACTGTATGAGTTTGAAGCTAAGGATCCAGACAG ATGGGGACACAGTGGCTTTAAAGAGCTCTACCCAGAGGAGTTCACTAGTGACAG tGACTCCAGTGATTCACAGAAAATGGTCcagacaaaagtaaaaaaatcaaAGTCTGGCAAAGAAGCAAAACTATCAAAGCGTTCCAAAAAATCCTctcataagaaaaaaaagaaaaagaagaaaaaatcagAGGAAAGCAAACAAGCAAAAACTGAATGCCGTAGCAGTGGAAGCGATGACAGTGGTGGTGCTAAAGAGAGACATAGAAAAAGGTCCAAAAGTCgacataaaaacaagaaaagtgtgaaaaaatgtAGGGATTCTGACAGCAGTTCAGTGGACAGTGACAGtgagaaagacaaagacagaCACTCTTACAGGAGAAAGAAACGGAAGCAGTCCTCTGCCAAACCCTCAGACTCTGAGCCGGACtcgaagaaaaagaagaggaaagatTGGAGAGCAACAGGAGAAGACAGTTCAGATGGAAGTTCTGGAGACTGA